The Streptomyces sp. NBC_00102 genome segment GTCTCCGCCGCCCGGCTCAGCGGCTGGAGCGGCACGCGGATCGCCCGGCGCGAACTGCTGCCCGGCCTCGCCGCACCCGTCATCACGTACGCCGTGCTGCTCTTCCCCGGCAACATCGTCATGGAGGCCGCGCTGTCCTTCCTCGGCGTCGGCATCAAGCCGCCCACCCCGTCCTGGGGACAGATGCTCAGCGACGCCGACACCTGGTACCAGGCCGCACCCACCTACCTGCTCGTCCCCGCCCTGCTCCTCTTCGTCACCGTGCTGGCGCTGACGGTGCTGGGCGAGGGCGTGCGCAACGCCCTCGACCCCCGGGTCGCCTCGCGGCTGCGGGTCGGCACAGGGAAGGAGTCCGGAGCGTGACCCGCTTCCTGCTGCGGCGCCTCGGCGGAGCCCTCCTGGTGCTCTTCGCCCTCAGCGTCCTCGTGTACGCCGTCTTCTACGTCGCCCCGGGCGATGTCGCACAGATCGCCTGCGGACCGCGCTGCTCGCCCGCGCAGGTCGCCCAGGTGACCGCGCAACTCCGGCTCGACGACCCGGTGTACGTGCAGTACGCCCACTTCGTCCAGTCCCTCTTCACGGGCCACGACTACTCGACCGGCACCGGCACCGAGCACTGCCCGGCGCCCTGCCTCGGCCGTTCCTACCGGGACGACCAGCAGGTCATGCAGCTGATCGTCACCAAGCTCCCCGCCACCGCCTCGCTCGCGCTGGGCGCCTTCGCGCTCTGGGTCCTCGTCGGCGTCGGCACCGGACTCCTCTCGGTCTGGCGGCGCGGCCGGGCGACCGAGCGCATCCTCACCGGAGTGACGCTCGCGGGCATGTCGACGCCCGTCTTCGTGCTCGGCCTGATGATGATCATCGTCTTCTGCTCGACGCTGCGGATCCTCCCGTTCCCCGTCTACGTCCCGCTGACCGACGACCCCGAGCAGTGGTTCTGGAACCTGCTGCTGCCCTGGGTCTCGCTGGCGCTCGTCTCCGCCGCCCCGTACGCCCGGATGACCCGTGCGGCGATGCTGGAGACCCTCGCCGAGGACCATGTCCGCACCTTCCGCGCCTACGGGGTGAGCGAGCGGCGGATCGTCGTCCGGCACGCGCTGCGCGGCGCGCTCGCGCCCCTGATCGCGCTCGGCGCGGTCGACATCGGCGCCATGTTCGGCGGCGCGGTGCTCACCGAGTCGCTCTTCAACATCCCCGGCGTCGGCCGGGAACTCGTCGACGCCGTACAGACCGTCGATCTCCCCGTCGTCGTCGGACTGGTGCTCGTCACCGGATTCTTCGTCGTCCTCGCCAACGTCGTCGCGGACATCCTGCACGCGGCGGCCGACCGTCGGGTGGTGCTGTCATGAGCTTGGTCGAGGTATCCGGTCTGACCATCGACTTCGGCCCGGTGCGCGCCGTCGACGGCCTCTCCTTCACCCTGGAGAAGGGCGCCGCCCTCGGAGTCGTCGGGGAGTCCGGCTCCGGCAAGAGCGCCTCCGCCTACGCCCTGCTCGGACTGCACCGGGGGACCGGCGCGGTCGTCGGCGGCTCGGTCACCGTGGCCGGGGTGGACGTGCGGGCCGCGGACGAGACCGGACTGCGGGCGCTGCGCGGTGCGAAGGCCGCCATGGTGTTCCAGGACCCGCTCTCCTCGCTCGACCCGTACTACGCGGTCGGCGACCAGATCGCCGAGGTGTACCGGGTGCACCACCGGGTCTCCCGGCGGGCCGCCCGCGCCCGCGCGGTGGAGGTCCTCGGCCGGGTCGGCATCCCGGACCCGGTACGCCGCTCGCGCTCCCGGCCGCACGAGTTCTCCGGCGGCATGCGGCAGCGGGTGCTCATCGCGATGGCGCTGGTCTGCGAACCGGATCTGCTCGTCGCCGACGAACCCACCACCGCGCTGGACGTCACGGTGCAGGCGCAGGTCCTCGACCTGCTGCACGAGCTGCGCCGCGAGACGGGCATGGGGCTGGTGCTCGTCACCCACGACGTAGGGGTCGCCGCGGAGAGCGTGGACGACGTGCTGGTGATGAAGGACGGCCGGGAGGTCGAACACGGCACGGTCGCCGAGGTGCTGGGCGCCCCCCGGCACGCGTACACCCGCGCCCTGCTCTCCGCCGTACCCCGCGTCGACGCGCCGCGCGAACGACGCGGCCCCGCGACGGAGTCCGCCGGCTCCGGGGCCGCTTTGTCCGGGGGCGCCGGCTCCGGGGCCGCCGCCGAGGGCGAGCCGCTGCTCGAAGCGGTGGGTCTGCGGTGCGAGTTCGGCCGCGGGCGCGACCGGGTCACCGCCGTCGACGACGTCTCGCTCACCCTCCGGGCCGGTGAGACGCTCGGCATCGTCGGCGAGAGCGGGAGCGGCAAGACCACCCTCGGCCGCATGCTGGTGCGGCTCCTCGACCCGACAGGCGGCCGACTCCGTTACGGGGGTACGGAGATCGGCGGGATGCCGCCCAAAGAACTGCGCCCGCACCGGCGCGAACTCCAGATGATCTTCCAGGACCCGGTCGCCTCCCTCAATCCGAGGCGGTCCGTGGGCGAGTCCGTCGCCGACCCGCTGCGTGCGGCCGGTGAACGCGACGAAACCCGCGTCCGGCGCCGGGTGGGCGAACTCCTGGACCGGGTGGGGCTGGACGCGGCCCGGTACGACAGCTACCCGCACGAGTTCAGCGGCGGGCAGTGCCAACGCGTCGGCATCGCCCGCGCGCTGGCGGCCGAGCCCCGGATCATCGTCTGCGACGAGCCCGTCTCCGCGCTCGACGTCACCACCCAGGCGCAGGTCGTCGCGCTCCTCGCGGAGCTCCAGAGCGAACTCGGCATCGGGCTCGTCTTCATCGCCCACGACCTCGCCGTGGTCCGGCAGGTCAGCGACCGGGTGGCCGTGATGCGCCACGGCCGGATCGTCGAACAGGGTGCCGTCGACGAGGTGTACGGCTCCCCTCGGGACCCGTACACCCGGCAACTCCTGGCGGCCGTGCCCGCCCTCGATCCGGGGGCGGCGGCTGCCCGGCGGGCGATGCGCGGGGAGCTCGCGGCGGTCTGACGGGGCGTGTCCCGAGGGTCGTTTCGCGGCGAAACGCGTGGGGACCGGGAAAGTTACGCCGGTTCACCCCTTCTGGTGGCGTGACGGACAACCGTCCGTCGCGCCACCGGCGTATCCGCATACGGTCGTCCCGACGCTGGTCACCGGCCAATGGTGGCCGCCCACATGGGAGATCGGGGGTGTACTCGTGCGTATCGGCCTGCTCACCGACGGTGGTTATCCGTATGCGGACGGTGAGTCCAGACTGTGGTGCGACCGCTTGGTACGCGGTCTTCCCCAGCACGAGTTCGACCTCTACGCGCTGAGCCGCTCCGCCCGTCAGGAGAAGCTCGGCTGGGTGAGCCTGCCGCCCCAGGTCGGCCGGGTACGCACCGCGCCGCTCTGGAACGCACCGCCCGCCCCGCGCCACACCACCGACGGCGGAGTTCCTAGGGACGAGCCGGGCGGCTGCCTCACCCGCCTCGTGACGGGCAGCGGGGGCGCCTACGGCCGCCGCGAGCGCCGGCGCTTCACGGCGCATCTGACGGCGCTCGCCACGGCGGTCAGCGCCGCGGGTGCCGGGGCGCCGGTGCCCGCCGCCCGTACCCCGCGCGCGCCGGCGGCCGCCGGTCCGGCGGGCGCCCCGGCCGGCGCCGATCCGGCCCGGCTCTTCGGCGAAGGGCTCTACGGACTCGCCGAACTCGCCCGGGAACACGGCGGACTGCCCACCGCGCTCCGCTCCGAGACGGCCCTGCGCGTACTGGAGTCCGCCTGCCTCGCCCGGGGCACCGGCCGCACCGTCCAGCGCGCCACCGTCACCGACCACCTGGCGTTCGCCGGCGAACTCGCCCGTCTGCTGATGCCGCTCTCGCTCGACTGGTACACCACCGACTCCCTCGGCGGGGTGGACCTCTGCCACGCGGCCTCCGGCGGCACCGCCGCCCTCCCCGGGCTGCTGGCCAAACGCTTCTTCGGTGTCCCCCTTCTGGTCACCGAGCACGCCCTGCCGCTGCGCACGCACTACCTCTCCGCCACGGACACGCCGTTCGGCGCCCCGGTACGCGCCCTGCTCGCCAACCTCCACGCGCTCCTGGCCGCCGAGGTCTACCGCCAGGCCTCCGTCGTCACCCCCGGCAACACCCACGTACGCCGCTGGCAGCGACGCTGCGGCGCGGACACCGCGAAGCTGCGCACGGTCTACCCGGGCATGGACGCGGGGCGCTTCGCCCAGGTGGGCGAGGACGACAGCGCGGGCCCGGACACCCTGGTGTGGGTGGGCCGGGTCGAGCCCGCCAAGGACCTGGTCGCCCTGCTGCACGCCTTCGCCGAGGTGCACCGGGCCGAACCCGGGGCACGGCTGCGGATCTTCGGCGCCCCCGTCGAGAGTCCCGAGGGCGAGGCGTACCTCGCGCACTGCCGGGCCCTGGCCGAACTGCTCTTTCCCGGGACCACCTCCGACTCCGCGCGCCGTGACGCGGACGAGCCCGGAACGGTGGAGAGCCCGGTCTCCTTCGAGGAGATCGGCGGGGCGGGCGCGGACGAGCTCGCCGGGGCGTACGCGGCCGGCGGGATCGTGGTCCTCTCCAGCGTCGTCGAAGGCTTCCCGATCAGCCTGGTGGAAGCGATGTTCTGCGGCCGGGCCACCGTCTCGACGGACGTGGGCGCGGTGACCGAGGTCATCGGCGGCACCGGGCTGGTGGTCCCGCCGCGCGACACCCCGGCGCTCGCCGACGCCTGCCTCGCGCTGCTGCGCGACCCGGAGCGCCGTGCGCGCCTGGGCGAGGCGGCACGGGCGCGCGCCCTCGAACTCTTCACCGTGGAGCAGAACCTCGCCGCCTTCCGCGCGCTCTACCGGGAGCTGACCGCGGGCCATCCGACGCGCCCGAGGGGCACCGACCCGGTCACCGCTGTGGTCACCGCCCCGGCCGCCGCCCGGCGGGAGACCGGGGGAGCACGGGCCGGGGGAGGACCGGGCACCCCGGCGCCCCGCCCCTTCGCCGTCCCGCCCGAGGAGTACGTACGCCCCGGCCACCCCCGTACGGCCCCGGCGGAGCGGCGTCCCGCCGGGGCGGCCTCCGGGCGGACCCCGGCCTGGGCCGTCACGCCCGCCCCCGCACCCGCCCCCGAGAAGGTCGGCGCCGCCGCGACGGCCGGAGCGGGGGACGGCGATGCGTGACCCCCGCGACCACCTGTCCGCCCCGGGCAACGAACCGTACGGAGGAACCCTCATGGGCCGCGCGCCCGAAGCCCTCGACGTGCCGGACGGTCCGTCGCCCGCAGCCGAGCCCCCCGCCCCGGCCACCGGCACCGCGACGGACGCACCGGCGGGAGGCGGGACCGCGGCCGCCCCCGTGGCCACCGTGGTGGCGACGGCCGAGCCCGACGCCGGCGCCGGCCCCGTTCCCGGCGCGGACGGTGCACAGGCTGCCGCCCCGGCCTCCGACCCCGCCGCCCGCCGCGCGCCCGCCGACCCCGTGCGTGCCCTGCTGCGGCACCACCGCGAGCTCTGCGAACGCGCCGTCGACCCGCTGGAGATCGCCGCGGGGCTGGAGGCGCACGGCATCACCGACCGGGCCGCCGCCCGCTACCGCCACCGGGACGTCTTCTCCCTGGCCGAGGAGCTGTACGCCCGTGTCCCCCGGGCGGCCAACGGTCCGGTGGGGGCGCCGGCCGAGGGGCGGGCCGCCCACGATCCCGGCCACCGCGCCGCCTGGACCCTGCACGTCCTGCTGCCCGGGGCCGCCTGCCTCGCCGCGGTCGGGGTGCTCCGGGCGACGGAGGGGGTGCTCGGCACCGGCGCACGGAACGCCCTGACGGCCGCCGGAGCCCTGCTGGTCTTCCTCGCGCTCCGGTCCGCCCTGGCCACCGGCCCGCTGCGCGCCCCTGCCGGCTCCGGCCGGACCGCCCTCTAC includes the following:
- a CDS encoding ABC transporter permease; protein product: MTRFLLRRLGGALLVLFALSVLVYAVFYVAPGDVAQIACGPRCSPAQVAQVTAQLRLDDPVYVQYAHFVQSLFTGHDYSTGTGTEHCPAPCLGRSYRDDQQVMQLIVTKLPATASLALGAFALWVLVGVGTGLLSVWRRGRATERILTGVTLAGMSTPVFVLGLMMIIVFCSTLRILPFPVYVPLTDDPEQWFWNLLLPWVSLALVSAAPYARMTRAAMLETLAEDHVRTFRAYGVSERRIVVRHALRGALAPLIALGAVDIGAMFGGAVLTESLFNIPGVGRELVDAVQTVDLPVVVGLVLVTGFFVVLANVVADILHAAADRRVVLS
- a CDS encoding ABC transporter ATP-binding protein translates to MSLVEVSGLTIDFGPVRAVDGLSFTLEKGAALGVVGESGSGKSASAYALLGLHRGTGAVVGGSVTVAGVDVRAADETGLRALRGAKAAMVFQDPLSSLDPYYAVGDQIAEVYRVHHRVSRRAARARAVEVLGRVGIPDPVRRSRSRPHEFSGGMRQRVLIAMALVCEPDLLVADEPTTALDVTVQAQVLDLLHELRRETGMGLVLVTHDVGVAAESVDDVLVMKDGREVEHGTVAEVLGAPRHAYTRALLSAVPRVDAPRERRGPATESAGSGAALSGGAGSGAAAEGEPLLEAVGLRCEFGRGRDRVTAVDDVSLTLRAGETLGIVGESGSGKTTLGRMLVRLLDPTGGRLRYGGTEIGGMPPKELRPHRRELQMIFQDPVASLNPRRSVGESVADPLRAAGERDETRVRRRVGELLDRVGLDAARYDSYPHEFSGGQCQRVGIARALAAEPRIIVCDEPVSALDVTTQAQVVALLAELQSELGIGLVFIAHDLAVVRQVSDRVAVMRHGRIVEQGAVDEVYGSPRDPYTRQLLAAVPALDPGAAAARRAMRGELAAV
- a CDS encoding DUF3492 domain-containing protein, whose amino-acid sequence is MRIGLLTDGGYPYADGESRLWCDRLVRGLPQHEFDLYALSRSARQEKLGWVSLPPQVGRVRTAPLWNAPPAPRHTTDGGVPRDEPGGCLTRLVTGSGGAYGRRERRRFTAHLTALATAVSAAGAGAPVPAARTPRAPAAAGPAGAPAGADPARLFGEGLYGLAELAREHGGLPTALRSETALRVLESACLARGTGRTVQRATVTDHLAFAGELARLLMPLSLDWYTTDSLGGVDLCHAASGGTAALPGLLAKRFFGVPLLVTEHALPLRTHYLSATDTPFGAPVRALLANLHALLAAEVYRQASVVTPGNTHVRRWQRRCGADTAKLRTVYPGMDAGRFAQVGEDDSAGPDTLVWVGRVEPAKDLVALLHAFAEVHRAEPGARLRIFGAPVESPEGEAYLAHCRALAELLFPGTTSDSARRDADEPGTVESPVSFEEIGGAGADELAGAYAAGGIVVLSSVVEGFPISLVEAMFCGRATVSTDVGAVTEVIGGTGLVVPPRDTPALADACLALLRDPERRARLGEAARARALELFTVEQNLAAFRALYRELTAGHPTRPRGTDPVTAVVTAPAAARRETGGARAGGGPGTPAPRPFAVPPEEYVRPGHPRTAPAERRPAGAASGRTPAWAVTPAPAPAPEKVGAAATAGAGDGDA